The Streptomyces sp. NBC_00597 DNA segment CTGGTGGAGCACGCGCTGCGCGCCCTCCCGCACCTCACGGTCGACCGGTACGGCAACAACGTCGTCGCCCGCACGGACCTCGGCAGGGCCGAGCGCGTCGTCCTGGCCGGCCACCTGGACACGGTGCCGATCGCCGACAACGTTCCGTCCCGCCTCGACGAGAACGACGTCCTGTGGGGCTGCGGAACGACCGACATGAAGTCCGGCGTCGCCGTACAGCTGCGCATCGCCGCGACCGTGCCCGAGCCCAACCGTGACCTCACCTTCGTCTTCTACGACCAGGAGGAGGTCGCCGCCGACCTCAACGGCCTGGGCAAGGTCGCCGAGGCCCACCCCGACTGGCTGACCGGCGACTTCGCTGTCCTGCTGGAGCCGTCGAACGCCGAGGTCGAGGGCGGCTGCCAGGGCACCCTGCGCGTCCTGCTCCGCACCTGCGGCGAGCGCGCCCACTCCGCGCGCAGCTGGATGGGGTCCAACGCCATCCACGCGGCGAGCCCGATTCTCGCCAAACTCGCGGCGTACGAGCCCCGCAAGCCCGTGATCGACGGCCTGGAGTACCACGAGGGCCTCAACGCGGTCCGCATCGAGGGCGGCGTCGCCAACAACGTCATCCCCGACGCCTGCACCGTGACGGTCAACTTCCGCTTCGCCCCGGACCGCAGCATGGACGACGCGATCGCCCACGTCAGGGAGGTCTTCGCGGACTGCGGCGTCGACGAGTTCGTGATCGACGACTTCTCCGGCGGCGCCCTACCCGGCCTCTCCCACCCGGCCGCGGCCGCGTTCATGGAGGCGGTCGGCGGCCGCGCGATGCCGAAGTTCGGCTGGACGGACGTGTCCCGCTTCAGCGCCCTCGGCGTCCCGGCCGTGAACTACGGCCCGGGCGACGCG contains these protein-coding regions:
- the dapE gene encoding succinyl-diaminopimelate desuccinylase, whose protein sequence is MSESELDLTLDAAELTARLVDIPSVSGDEKVLADLVEHALRALPHLTVDRYGNNVVARTDLGRAERVVLAGHLDTVPIADNVPSRLDENDVLWGCGTTDMKSGVAVQLRIAATVPEPNRDLTFVFYDQEEVAADLNGLGKVAEAHPDWLTGDFAVLLEPSNAEVEGGCQGTLRVLLRTCGERAHSARSWMGSNAIHAASPILAKLAAYEPRKPVIDGLEYHEGLNAVRIEGGVANNVIPDACTVTVNFRFAPDRSMDDAIAHVREVFADCGVDEFVIDDFSGGALPGLSHPAAAAFMEAVGGRAMPKFGWTDVSRFSALGVPAVNYGPGDALLAHKVDERVETKAILHCEERLRAWLTS